In Halobaculum sp. XH14, a single genomic region encodes these proteins:
- the msrA gene encoding peptide-methionine (S)-S-oxide reductase MsrA gives MTDHELATLAGGCFWCIEAAVKELDGVVEATSGYAGGHVENPSYEKVCSETTGHAEVVQVEYDPERITYPDLLRVFFTVHDPTTLNRQGPDVGESYRSAVFYHDDEQRETVEAFIEELEAVGAYEDPIVTEVEPLEAFYEAEAYHQDYYEKNPNDGYCQFNADPKIRKVREKFADKVKRSA, from the coding sequence ATGACCGACCACGAACTGGCGACGCTCGCGGGCGGCTGTTTCTGGTGTATCGAGGCGGCGGTCAAGGAACTCGACGGCGTCGTCGAAGCGACGTCGGGTTACGCCGGCGGGCACGTCGAGAACCCCTCCTACGAGAAGGTCTGCAGCGAGACGACGGGCCACGCGGAGGTCGTCCAGGTCGAGTACGACCCCGAACGGATCACCTACCCTGACCTGCTTCGCGTGTTCTTCACCGTGCACGACCCCACGACGCTGAACCGGCAGGGGCCCGACGTGGGCGAGTCGTACCGGTCGGCGGTGTTCTACCACGACGACGAGCAGCGGGAGACGGTGGAGGCGTTCATCGAGGAACTGGAGGCCGTAGGGGCCTACGAGGACCCGATCGTCACGGAGGTCGAACCGCTGGAGGCGTTCTACGAGGCCGAGGCGTACCACCAGGACTACTACGAGAAGAACCCGAACGACGGCTACTGTCAGTTCAACGCCGACCCGAAGATCCGGAAGGTCCGCGAGAAGTTCGCGGACAAGGTCAAACGGAGCGCCTGA
- a CDS encoding branched-chain amino acid ABC transporter permease produces the protein MSDEPVAGRAGRFDVPVWNEYRDWFRTQWATGGAVAWGTAFGHLLVGLLLFFAVFSFDLGSLPVGGSLIGFLYTLVLAGTLYVAAAPPAEPYVAWLDERWMTSDVDKLLIVLGHVTVGFFLFAIALDFAFNGVVNSLQSVFFFTAVYAMMVLALNLHWGYAGVFNIGVVGFMAVGIYTMAILSGPVEAGVGGVPGLGLPLPIGVLGGVLAASLVGLLAALPALRLRADYFAIVTVALSEIIRLTLTSQTFQTFAVPFTGIETGTGGAGGISMPTNPIRILFYGGAGTGSEPALLGSVLFPLFSGLRIELIPPGSSWLGFVPLPAFTLDLALTPPVIVDIAYLFVLAGGVALFYVLLVRVGNSPFGRVLKAIREDEQVAQALGKDTRRFKIVAFMFGCGLMGLGGIFWHGSQGYTNPGSFRPILTFYIWVALIIGGAGSNTGSVLGGALFASLLWTGPTFLRRVVLNYVEFDTTPATFPAAVGPFLEGEVLPFLAFMLNNISALRFVLVGVLLIWLMQRRPEGLLGHRKEEAAAIPLGVRPTARDGGGDDE, from the coding sequence GTGAGCGACGAACCCGTGGCGGGCCGAGCCGGCCGCTTCGACGTGCCGGTCTGGAACGAGTACCGGGACTGGTTCCGCACGCAGTGGGCGACCGGCGGGGCGGTCGCGTGGGGAACCGCCTTCGGCCACCTGCTGGTCGGCCTGCTGCTGTTCTTCGCGGTGTTCTCGTTCGATCTGGGCTCGCTCCCGGTCGGCGGGAGCCTCATCGGCTTCCTCTACACGCTCGTGCTCGCGGGGACGCTGTACGTCGCCGCCGCGCCACCGGCCGAGCCGTATGTCGCCTGGCTGGACGAGCGCTGGATGACCTCGGACGTGGACAAGCTGCTGATCGTGCTCGGCCACGTCACGGTCGGCTTCTTCCTGTTCGCCATCGCGCTGGACTTCGCGTTCAACGGCGTCGTCAACTCGCTCCAGTCGGTGTTCTTCTTCACGGCGGTGTACGCGATGATGGTGCTGGCGCTGAACCTCCACTGGGGGTACGCGGGCGTGTTCAACATCGGCGTCGTCGGCTTCATGGCGGTCGGCATCTACACGATGGCGATCCTCTCCGGGCCCGTCGAGGCCGGCGTCGGCGGCGTCCCGGGGCTCGGACTGCCGCTCCCGATCGGCGTCCTCGGCGGCGTGCTCGCCGCCTCGCTCGTCGGGCTGCTTGCCGCGCTGCCGGCGCTGCGGCTCCGGGCGGACTACTTCGCAATCGTTACGGTGGCGCTCTCGGAGATCATCAGGCTCACGCTCACCTCACAGACGTTCCAGACGTTCGCGGTCCCGTTCACGGGGATCGAGACCGGGACCGGCGGCGCGGGGGGCATCTCGATGCCGACGAACCCGATCCGGATCCTGTTTTACGGCGGCGCGGGCACCGGCAGCGAGCCGGCGCTGCTCGGCTCCGTACTGTTCCCGCTGTTCAGCGGGCTCAGGATCGAACTCATCCCGCCGGGCAGTTCCTGGCTCGGGTTCGTCCCGCTCCCCGCGTTCACGCTCGATCTCGCGTTGACCCCGCCGGTCATCGTCGACATCGCCTACCTGTTCGTGCTCGCCGGGGGCGTCGCGCTGTTTTACGTCCTGCTCGTGCGGGTCGGCAACTCGCCGTTCGGTCGCGTGCTGAAGGCGATCCGCGAGGACGAGCAGGTCGCCCAGGCGCTCGGGAAGGACACCCGGCGGTTCAAGATCGTCGCGTTCATGTTCGGCTGCGGGCTGATGGGGCTGGGCGGCATCTTCTGGCACGGCAGCCAGGGCTACACGAACCCGGGCTCGTTCCGCCCGATCCTGACGTTCTACATCTGGGTCGCGCTCATCATCGGCGGCGCCGGCTCGAACACCGGCAGCGTGCTCGGCGGGGCGCTGTTCGCCTCGCTGCTCTGGACCGGGCCGACGTTCCTGCGGCGCGTCGTGCTCAACTACGTCGAGTTCGACACGACGCCCGCGACGTTCCCCGCAGCCGTCGGGCCGTTCCTCGAGGGGGAAGTGCTCCCGTTCCTGGCGTTCATGCTCAACAACATCTCCGCGCTCCGGTTCGTCCTCGTCGGGGTGCTGCTCATCTGGCTGATGCAGCGCCGCCCGGAGGGCCTGCTCGGCCACCGGAAGGAGGAGGCCGCGGCGATTCCGCTGGGAGTTCGGCCGACGGCGAGGGACGGGGGTGGCGACGATGAGTGA
- a CDS encoding branched-chain amino acid ABC transporter permease, which produces MSISDSYSRGRRALGDRLPVIVTAVLCGILFVDLLRRLATGGLGAATLVGYLWEGLVVGLSIGLAGVGLSMTYSILNFANFSHGDYVTSGAFAGWAVTWLIAGFGQFDLTTLLVIGQVSTRELGVSIATTPLAIIAGVLVAGAATILLSLAIDRVVYRPMRGEEGISLLIASIGVALALRYVIFIVFSGRTRGLTNSQAAPEFSFAVGSGVIDVGAHQLTLVVIAGGLMLGLHFLLQRTKLGKAMRAMADNEDLARITGIPTERVIRFTWVIGAGLAGAGGFLIALERGTMNFQFGWLLLLLIFAAVILGGIGSIYGAMFGGIVMGVAQNLSLVWIPNEFSTVAAFAVMIFVLLFKPEGIFSGVTTA; this is translated from the coding sequence ATGAGTATTAGCGACTCCTACTCGCGCGGACGTCGCGCTCTCGGTGACCGGCTTCCGGTCATCGTGACCGCGGTGCTCTGTGGAATCTTGTTTGTGGACCTCCTGCGACGGCTGGCGACGGGCGGCCTCGGTGCCGCCACGCTGGTCGGCTATCTGTGGGAGGGACTCGTCGTCGGCCTGTCCATCGGGCTCGCGGGCGTGGGCCTGTCGATGACGTACAGCATTCTGAACTTCGCGAACTTCAGCCACGGCGATTACGTCACCAGCGGCGCCTTCGCCGGCTGGGCGGTGACGTGGCTCATCGCCGGCTTCGGTCAGTTCGATCTCACGACGCTGCTGGTCATCGGACAGGTCTCGACGCGGGAACTCGGCGTCTCCATCGCCACGACGCCGCTGGCGATCATCGCCGGCGTGCTGGTCGCCGGGGCGGCGACGATCCTGCTCTCGCTCGCCATCGACCGCGTCGTCTACAGGCCGATGCGCGGCGAGGAGGGAATCTCGCTGCTCATCGCCTCCATCGGCGTCGCGCTCGCGCTCCGGTACGTCATCTTCATCGTGTTCAGCGGGCGGACGCGGGGGCTGACGAACTCCCAGGCCGCACCCGAGTTCTCGTTCGCGGTCGGGAGCGGCGTGATCGACGTCGGCGCACACCAGCTCACGCTCGTCGTCATCGCGGGCGGGCTGATGCTCGGGCTCCACTTCCTGCTCCAGCGGACGAAACTCGGGAAGGCGATGCGTGCGATGGCCGACAACGAGGACCTCGCCCGGATCACGGGCATCCCGACCGAGCGCGTCATCCGGTTCACCTGGGTCATCGGCGCCGGCCTCGCCGGCGCGGGCGGCTTCCTCATCGCGCTGGAGCGCGGGACGATGAACTTCCAGTTCGGCTGGCTGCTGTTGTTGCTCATCTTCGCGGCGGTGATCCTCGGCGGCATCGGCTCCATCTACGGGGCGATGTTCGGCGGGATCGTCATGGGCGTCGCACAGAACCTCTCGCTGGTCTGGATCCCCAACGAGTTCTCCACGGTCGCCGCCTTCGCGGTGATGATCTTCGTGCTGCTGTTCAAGCCGGAGGGCATCTTCTCGGGGGTGACGACGGCATGA
- the dgoD gene encoding galactonate dehydratase, whose translation MRIVDYDLYAVPPRWLFLRVETDDGTVGWGEPVVEGRARSVKEAVAELMDDYLLGEDPLPVADHWERLYRGGFYRGGPVLMSAIAGIDQALWDIKGKHFGAPVHQLLGGPVRDRVRVYQWVGGDRPEGVAEAAREKVDAGFSALKMNGTPELERVESPAAIDQAAERLRAVREAVGPEVDVGVDLHGRATKTAAKQLVAALEPHDPFFVEEPVLPEHNDALADIAASTSVPIATGERMFHRTDYKRIFEENAVDIIQPDLSHAGGITEVQRIAAMAGAYDVSVAPHCPLGPVALASCLQLDAVAPNALIQEQSLDIHYNETSDVLDYLVDDSVFEYEDGFVPVPDGPGLGIEVDREVLEERDGHDDWHNPVWRRPDGSVAEW comes from the coding sequence ATGCGAATCGTCGACTACGACCTGTACGCGGTGCCGCCGCGGTGGCTCTTCCTCCGCGTCGAGACGGACGACGGGACGGTCGGCTGGGGCGAGCCAGTCGTCGAAGGACGTGCCCGCAGCGTGAAGGAGGCGGTCGCGGAGCTGATGGACGACTACCTGCTGGGCGAGGACCCGCTCCCCGTGGCGGACCACTGGGAGCGGCTCTACCGCGGCGGGTTCTACCGCGGCGGCCCGGTGCTCATGTCGGCCATCGCGGGCATCGACCAGGCGCTCTGGGACATCAAGGGCAAGCACTTCGGCGCGCCGGTCCACCAGCTGCTCGGCGGCCCGGTCCGCGACCGCGTCCGGGTGTACCAGTGGGTCGGCGGCGACCGACCGGAGGGCGTCGCCGAGGCCGCCCGCGAGAAGGTCGACGCGGGCTTTTCGGCGCTGAAGATGAACGGGACGCCCGAACTGGAGCGCGTCGAGTCGCCCGCGGCGATCGACCAGGCCGCCGAGCGCCTGCGGGCGGTCCGGGAGGCGGTCGGGCCGGAAGTGGACGTCGGCGTCGACCTCCACGGCCGCGCGACGAAGACCGCCGCGAAGCAGCTCGTCGCGGCCCTGGAGCCCCACGACCCGTTCTTCGTCGAGGAGCCGGTGCTGCCCGAGCACAACGACGCGCTCGCGGACATCGCGGCCTCGACCTCGGTGCCCATCGCCACCGGCGAGCGCATGTTCCACCGAACCGACTACAAGCGGATCTTCGAGGAGAACGCGGTCGACATCATCCAGCCGGACCTGAGCCACGCGGGCGGCATCACCGAGGTCCAGCGCATCGCGGCGATGGCCGGCGCGTACGACGTCTCGGTCGCGCCTCACTGCCCGCTCGGCCCCGTGGCGCTCGCCTCCTGTCTCCAGCTCGACGCGGTCGCGCCGAACGCGCTCATCCAGGAGCAGAGCCTCGACATCCACTACAACGAGACGAGCGACGTGCTCGATTATCTGGTCGACGACTCGGTGTTCGAGTACGAGGACGGCTTCGTACCGGTGCCGGACGGCCCGGGGCTCGGCATCGAGGTGGACCGCGAGGTGCTGGAGGAGCGTGACGGCCACGACGACTGGCACAATCCGGTGTGGCGTCGGCCGGACGGGTCGGTTGCGGAGTGGTGA
- a CDS encoding SDR family NAD(P)-dependent oxidoreductase, with translation MNGSVTDDVVVVTGANEGIGHGLLRALLADGYRVAGLDVDVGNLEPVRGANPDRMRVAECDVTVDGDVETAIDGVLDEWGRIDVLVNNAAMFNYAPFAEQTIDDTRREFEVNYFGYVRTIRAVLPHMRARGEGIIHNVSSGVGLVGTPGLTGYASTKGAVEALVRSLRLELWDEHVSVTVVHPPFTNTRSAAELGFPPWMMSDPAEVGRNLAGKIDSTGPVVYADWPTRIGLALVRRFPALVRWGTERFGTGGGTAGRGSD, from the coding sequence ATGAACGGGAGCGTAACGGACGACGTCGTCGTCGTTACCGGCGCGAACGAGGGGATCGGTCACGGCCTGCTGCGGGCGCTCCTCGCGGACGGCTATCGGGTGGCAGGACTCGACGTCGACGTGGGGAACCTGGAGCCGGTTCGGGGGGCGAACCCCGACCGGATGCGGGTCGCGGAGTGTGACGTGACGGTCGATGGCGACGTGGAGACGGCGATTGACGGAGTCCTCGACGAGTGGGGACGGATCGACGTCCTGGTCAACAACGCCGCGATGTTCAACTACGCCCCGTTCGCGGAACAGACCATCGATGACACGCGCCGGGAGTTCGAGGTGAACTACTTCGGGTACGTCCGGACCATCAGGGCCGTCCTCCCACACATGCGGGCCAGGGGAGAAGGGATCATCCACAACGTGAGTTCCGGGGTCGGCCTCGTCGGCACGCCGGGGCTCACCGGCTACGCGTCCACGAAGGGCGCGGTCGAGGCGCTCGTCCGCTCGCTGCGGCTGGAACTGTGGGACGAGCACGTCTCGGTCACCGTGGTCCACCCGCCCTTCACGAACACGCGCTCGGCCGCGGAACTCGGCTTCCCGCCGTGGATGATGAGCGACCCGGCCGAGGTGGGCCGGAACCTCGCCGGGAAGATCGACTCGACCGGCCCCGTCGTTTACGCCGACTGGCCCACGCGGATCGGACTGGCGCTCGTCCGTCGGTTCCCCGCCCTCGTGCGGTGGGGGACCGAGCGGTTCGGGACCGGCGGCGGGACGGCTGGCCGGGGGAGCGACTGA
- a CDS encoding GNAT family N-acetyltransferase, protein MDGVTIEAATMEDADRLTDMWVSLAAGQRAHGSSLRADANRAVARDAVARHVVAGGLLLARGSDGICGFVMFGPETGSYEQDVERGVIRNLYVRPADRDRGIGSRLLAAAEATLADEGADVASLEAMAANEDARRFYDRAGYEEHRIELEKPLGAAESDTDSKEGE, encoded by the coding sequence ATGGACGGCGTCACCATCGAGGCAGCGACGATGGAGGACGCTGATCGGCTGACCGACATGTGGGTGTCGCTCGCGGCCGGCCAGCGCGCCCACGGCTCCTCGCTCCGCGCGGACGCCAACCGGGCGGTCGCCCGCGACGCGGTGGCCCGCCACGTCGTGGCCGGCGGCCTCCTGCTCGCGCGTGGGTCGGACGGGATCTGCGGGTTCGTCATGTTCGGCCCCGAGACGGGCAGTTACGAGCAGGACGTCGAACGCGGCGTCATCAGGAACCTCTACGTTCGCCCGGCGGACCGCGACCGGGGCATCGGCTCCCGGTTGCTCGCGGCCGCCGAGGCGACCCTCGCGGACGAGGGCGCGGACGTCGCCTCGCTGGAGGCGATGGCCGCCAACGAGGACGCGCGCCGGTTCTACGACCGGGCGGGCTACGAGGAGCACCGGATCGAACTGGAGAAGCCGCTGGGGGCGGCTGAAAGCGATACCGATTCAAAGGAGGGGGAGTAA
- a CDS encoding ABC transporter ATP-binding protein — translation MSELALERLSKVFTDDDGSDIVAVDDVSVDIEDGEFLVLVGPSGCGKSTTLRMVAGLETVTSGDILLGGESIAAMGPQERDIAMVFQSYALYPHMTVRENMSFGLEESTDMADAEIRELVEETAGTLGIGELLDRKPSELSGGQQQRVALGRAIVRDPEVFLMDEPLSNLDAKLRSNMRTELQRLQEDLGVTTMYVTHDQTEAMTMGDRIAVLDGGELQQVGTPLECYHEPANRFVAGFIGEPSMNFFEMTVEGDTLVGEHFSYPLSDESASSLGDSERVTLGIRPEDVELVDATGGDHEYETVVDVVEPMGNENSVYLTFGDDPETFVATVGGMRSVEAGATAVARFPEEAVHIFDGATGDALKNRRLADVEEAEPRV, via the coding sequence ATGTCAGAACTCGCACTCGAACGCCTGAGCAAGGTGTTCACCGACGACGACGGTAGCGACATCGTCGCGGTCGACGACGTGTCGGTCGACATCGAGGACGGGGAGTTCCTCGTGCTCGTCGGCCCGTCCGGCTGTGGCAAATCAACCACCCTGCGGATGGTCGCGGGGCTCGAAACGGTCACGTCCGGGGACATCCTGCTCGGCGGGGAAAGCATCGCCGCCATGGGGCCCCAGGAGCGGGACATCGCCATGGTGTTCCAGTCGTACGCGCTCTACCCGCACATGACGGTCCGCGAGAACATGTCCTTCGGGCTGGAGGAGTCCACCGACATGGCGGACGCGGAGATCCGGGAACTCGTCGAGGAGACGGCCGGAACGCTCGGCATCGGCGAGCTGCTCGACCGCAAGCCCTCGGAGCTGTCCGGCGGTCAGCAACAGCGGGTCGCGCTCGGGCGCGCCATCGTGCGCGACCCCGAGGTGTTCCTGATGGACGAGCCGCTCTCGAACCTCGACGCGAAGCTCCGCTCGAACATGCGGACCGAACTCCAGCGCCTCCAGGAGGACCTGGGCGTGACGACGATGTACGTCACCCACGACCAGACGGAGGCGATGACGATGGGCGACCGCATCGCGGTGCTCGACGGCGGTGAACTCCAGCAGGTCGGCACACCACTGGAGTGTTACCACGAGCCGGCGAACCGCTTCGTCGCGGGCTTCATCGGCGAGCCGTCGATGAACTTCTTCGAGATGACCGTCGAGGGCGACACGCTCGTCGGCGAGCACTTCTCGTACCCGCTGAGCGACGAGAGCGCCTCGTCGCTGGGCGACAGCGAGCGCGTCACGCTCGGCATCCGGCCCGAGGACGTCGAACTCGTCGACGCCACCGGCGGCGACCACGAGTACGAGACGGTCGTCGACGTGGTCGAGCCGATGGGCAACGAGAACTCCGTCTACCTCACGTTCGGTGACGACCCGGAGACGTTCGTCGCCACCGTCGGCGGGATGCGCTCGGTCGAGGCCGGCGCCACCGCCGTCGCGCGCTTCCCGGAGGAGGCCGTCCACATCTTCGACGGGGCTACCGGGGACGCCCTGAAGAACCGGCGGCTGGCGGACGTCGAGGAAGCGGAACCCCGGGTGTAG
- a CDS encoding ABC transporter ATP-binding protein: protein MSEGAGAPPDTDEAARESATVESGEEPPLLVEDLHKTFGGITAVDGASFSVEEGSLTGLIGPNGAGKSTTFNLITGVHRPTSGTVRFHGEDITGLATHSIANRGLVRTFQIARELEDMTVLENMMLAPKAQIGEKFWHSVLPGLRGGVIEQEEELRERAWQQLEFFEIDHLAEEYAGNLSGGQRKLLEMARALLTDPDLVLLDEPLAGVNPTLEEKLLERIHELRERGNTFLLVEHDMDVIMDNCEHVIVMHQGQVLAEGAPADIKGNERVVEAYLGGEV, encoded by the coding sequence ATGAGTGAGGGCGCCGGCGCCCCGCCCGACACGGACGAGGCGGCGAGGGAGTCGGCCACGGTGGAGTCCGGCGAGGAACCGCCCCTCCTCGTCGAAGACCTGCACAAGACGTTCGGCGGCATCACCGCCGTCGACGGCGCGAGCTTCTCCGTCGAGGAGGGCTCGCTGACCGGCCTCATCGGTCCCAACGGCGCGGGCAAGTCCACGACGTTCAACCTCATCACCGGCGTCCACCGCCCGACGAGCGGGACCGTCCGGTTCCACGGCGAGGACATCACCGGGCTGGCGACCCACAGCATCGCCAACCGCGGGCTAGTGCGGACGTTCCAGATCGCCCGCGAACTGGAGGACATGACGGTGCTCGAGAACATGATGCTCGCGCCGAAAGCCCAGATCGGCGAGAAGTTCTGGCACTCGGTGCTCCCCGGCCTCCGCGGCGGCGTGATCGAACAGGAGGAGGAGCTCCGCGAGCGGGCGTGGCAGCAACTGGAGTTCTTCGAGATCGACCACCTCGCCGAGGAGTACGCTGGCAACCTCTCGGGCGGCCAGCGCAAGCTGCTGGAGATGGCCCGGGCGCTGCTGACCGATCCGGATCTCGTCCTGCTGGACGAGCCGCTCGCCGGCGTCAACCCCACGCTGGAGGAGAAGCTACTGGAACGGATCCACGAACTGCGCGAGCGGGGGAACACGTTCCTGCTCGTCGAACACGACATGGACGTCATCATGGACAACTGCGAACACGTCATCGTCATGCACCAGGGGCAGGTCCTCGCGGAGGGAGCGCCCGCCGACATCAAGGGGAACGAACGGGTCGTCGAGGCGTACCTCGGAGGTGAGGTGTGA
- a CDS encoding peroxiredoxin family protein, producing the protein MDGTTAPDFGLESTAGEEVTLSETLDSGPTVVLVNRGHWCSFCAEQLGTFSEVAYDLWFNDGVDVLPVVTSERGKLVEMRDRFDFDFQLLADPDGAVAEQYSGTEETSHGVTGIAGTYVIDTNGEVRYEQVAERVDDRTYGNWVRYFVRNDFEDPFGE; encoded by the coding sequence ATGGACGGAACCACGGCACCCGACTTCGGGCTGGAGAGCACCGCGGGCGAGGAGGTCACCCTCTCGGAGACGCTCGACTCCGGGCCGACGGTCGTCCTCGTCAACCGCGGTCACTGGTGTAGCTTCTGTGCGGAACAGCTCGGCACGTTCAGCGAGGTCGCCTACGACCTCTGGTTCAACGACGGGGTGGACGTGCTCCCGGTCGTCACGAGCGAGCGCGGGAAGCTGGTCGAGATGCGCGACCGGTTCGACTTCGACTTCCAGCTGCTCGCGGACCCGGACGGCGCGGTGGCCGAGCAGTATAGCGGCACCGAGGAGACGAGCCACGGCGTCACGGGCATCGCGGGGACGTACGTGATCGACACGAACGGCGAGGTCCGGTACGAGCAGGTCGCCGAGCGCGTCGACGACCGGACGTACGGCAACTGGGTCCGCTACTTCGTCCGGAACGACTTCGAGGACCCGTTCGGCGAGTAG
- a CDS encoding ABC transporter ATP-binding protein: MASEADAGAETETEGGATAAVESTTDEDALLRVRDLDAGYGDLQILRDVDLDVADGEYVTIVGPNGAGKSTVMKSVFGLTTYMGGDITFAEESIHGLAPEEIIHRGIGYVPQNENVFEGLTVRENLEMGAYILDEVPEDRIRDIYDRFPILEERESQTAGTMSGGQRQMLAMGRALMLDPDLLLLDEPSAGLAPDLVADMFDRIDRINDDGTSVLMVEQNAKEALGRCDRGYVLVNGENAYVDSGEALLADEQVRQDFLGG, translated from the coding sequence ATGGCGTCCGAAGCCGACGCCGGAGCAGAAACCGAAACGGAAGGGGGCGCGACGGCGGCGGTCGAGTCGACGACCGACGAGGACGCGCTGTTGCGGGTCCGCGATCTCGACGCCGGCTACGGCGACCTCCAGATCCTCAGGGACGTGGACCTGGACGTCGCTGACGGCGAGTACGTCACCATCGTCGGGCCGAACGGGGCCGGCAAGTCGACCGTGATGAAGTCGGTGTTCGGCCTGACGACGTACATGGGCGGCGACATCACGTTCGCGGAGGAGTCCATCCACGGGCTCGCACCCGAGGAGATCATCCACCGGGGGATCGGGTACGTCCCGCAAAACGAGAACGTCTTCGAAGGGCTGACCGTCCGGGAGAACCTGGAGATGGGCGCGTACATCCTCGACGAGGTCCCGGAGGACCGGATCCGCGACATCTACGACCGCTTCCCGATCCTCGAGGAGCGCGAGAGCCAGACGGCGGGGACGATGTCGGGCGGACAGCGGCAGATGCTCGCCATGGGTCGCGCGCTCATGCTGGACCCGGACCTGCTGTTGCTCGACGAGCCGTCGGCCGGGCTGGCACCCGACCTCGTCGCCGACATGTTCGACCGCATCGACCGCATCAACGACGACGGCACGTCGGTGCTGATGGTCGAGCAGAACGCGAAGGAGGCGCTCGGGCGCTGTGACCGCGGCTACGTGCTGGTCAACGGCGAGAACGCCTACGTCGACTCGGGCGAGGCGCTGCTGGCCGACGAGCAGGTCCGCCAGGACTTCCTCGGCGGGTAA
- a CDS encoding DUF7351 domain-containing protein, translated as MDHAGEEGLSPQSAFALLGDELRLAILFSLYEATERVGRERSAITYSELQDAVGEPDSGKFNYHLSRLRGQFVEKVDGGYAMRQAGRTVVRSVLSGTFTDDPRFGPIATDAACFACGGEVTVSYRNEHVFTRCRDCAGTLNLTYTPPGTLSALVYPPAGLTDRGPNEVLELVHDRFEREVGMLAADTCPECGSESECRLVVCHEHEGDVESLCPHCNLGIGAVAELGCLVCGFDRVSPPLLTHTRHPAVFDLLNHNGRKTSAWERFGVAMTREFSVLDATEPTVTYAGPDGESRLRIDADLSLTVE; from the coding sequence ATGGACCACGCCGGCGAGGAGGGCCTCTCCCCGCAGTCCGCGTTCGCCCTGCTGGGCGACGAGCTCCGGCTCGCCATCCTGTTTTCCCTCTATGAAGCCACCGAACGCGTCGGGCGTGAGCGGAGCGCGATCACCTACTCCGAGCTGCAGGACGCCGTCGGGGAGCCCGACAGCGGCAAGTTCAACTACCATCTGAGCCGGCTCAGGGGCCAGTTCGTCGAGAAGGTCGACGGCGGGTACGCGATGCGGCAGGCCGGCAGGACGGTCGTTCGGTCGGTGCTGAGCGGCACGTTCACGGACGATCCGCGGTTCGGCCCGATCGCCACTGACGCCGCCTGCTTCGCATGCGGCGGGGAGGTGACGGTCTCCTATCGGAACGAGCACGTGTTCACGCGTTGTCGGGACTGCGCGGGCACGCTGAACCTGACTTACACGCCGCCGGGGACGCTCTCGGCGCTCGTGTACCCCCCTGCGGGCCTCACGGATCGCGGCCCGAACGAGGTGCTCGAACTGGTACACGACCGGTTCGAACGGGAGGTCGGCATGCTCGCCGCCGACACGTGCCCGGAGTGTGGCAGCGAGAGCGAGTGTCGACTCGTCGTCTGTCACGAACACGAGGGCGACGTCGAGTCGCTGTGTCCCCACTGTAACCTCGGGATCGGCGCGGTCGCCGAACTCGGCTGTCTCGTCTGCGGGTTCGATCGCGTCTCGCCCCCGTTGCTCACCCACACGCGCCACCCCGCCGTGTTCGACCTGCTCAACCACAACGGGCGGAAGACGTCGGCGTGGGAACGGTTCGGCGTCGCCATGACGAGGGAGTTCTCGGTTCTCGACGCCACGGAGCCGACGGTCACCTACGCCGGGCCGGACGGGGAGTCGCGGCTCCGAATCGATGCCGACCTGTCGCTCACGGTCGAATAG